The following proteins are encoded in a genomic region of Dioscorea cayenensis subsp. rotundata cultivar TDr96_F1 chromosome 8, TDr96_F1_v2_PseudoChromosome.rev07_lg8_w22 25.fasta, whole genome shotgun sequence:
- the LOC120267161 gene encoding crossover junction endonuclease EME1B-like translates to MGRSFLGRIVGPATARRLRSPSRSHRTTTALPFRRPRRKKRLDNGPPPAVLVIADDPTPQKPSHPSSTRTPSFVAETPILSDSALESSVSIVKCSFPRAQKLSGISNLICLESDNESEGFSEKENQRELGKEATSLALEENFEVGISFCRSVSPLTKCSREDSVGPCFSDKQASSGSNEKSNTKSIGNSEIGHFGGNSQPECSRDFLEVDCDGPSHCDISAKGFSPSLIGSNEEKCRKLGKENKTTKQKGKNLDVDAIKQKSKVEDIARKKQLKEEKAQIIEERKRKRQQEKLQKEALKAEAAEMKKLEKEKVKWEKGKFAVKSIVAEIDARVVENGSVGGHLLTRLAEKGLSFRITSNPIEKSILWKMNVPDNIAQLAMASEVPYILLVCQAEEFCELVSSGSFMDNVHKVRTHYPNFTICYLTNKLMRYINKCEQAQYKNQTNSSSCWKRPPVEEVLSKLTTHFTNVRSRQCVDEAELADHVVGLTSSLASCQFRKKLTPLSVYANGSIISKDCLDKNLIKKNCWLKALVAIPKVQPRLAIAIWKKYPTMRSLLNIYMDPNRSVHEKEFLLKDLTTEGFLGNEDRRLGEMCSKRVYRILMAQNGSVVTDDVENGADFFRS, encoded by the exons ATGGGCCGTTCGTTTCTGGGCCGAATTGTTGGGCCGG CCACCGCGCGTCGCCTCCGATCGCCGTCGAGATCCCATCGGACGACGACTGCTCTCCCCTTCCGCCGGCCCCGCCGCAAGAAGAGGCTGGACAATGGACCTCCTCCCGCCGTTCTTGTCATCGCTGATGATCCCACCCCTCAGAAACCCTCGCATCCGTCGAGCACTCGCACCCCTTCTTTCGTTGCGGAGACTCCTATACTATCCGACTCGGCCTTGGAATCCTCTGTTTCAATCGTCAAATGCTCCTTTCCCCGCGCGCAGAAGTTGTCTG GAATTAGTAACTTGATATGCTTGGAGTCTGACAATGAATCAGAAGGTTTctctgaaaaagaaaatcagagaGAATTAGGAAAGGAGGCTACAAGTCTCGCTTTAGAAGAGAATTTTGAAGTGGGTATCAGCTTTTGTAGGTCTGTGAGTCCATTGACAAAGTGCTCCAGAGAGGACAGTGTTGGACCATGCTTCTCAGATAAACAGGCATCCTCAGGAAGCAATGAAAAGAGCAATACAAAGAGCATTGGGAACTCTGAAATTGGACATTTTGGCGGAAATTCACAACCTGAAT GTAGCAGGGATTTCTTGGAGGTTGACTGTGATGGCCCTTCACATTGTGATATTTCAGCTAAAGGCTTTTCTCCTTCA TTGATCGGCTCCAATGAGGAAAAATGTAGAAAGcttggaaaagaaaataaaactacGAAGCAGAAAGGAAAAAATCTTGATGTTGATGCAATAAAACAAAAGTCTAAGGTTGAAGACATTGCAAGAAAGAAGCAGTTGAAAGAAGAGAAAGCTCAAATAATTGAAGAACGAAAACGAAAAAGGCAG CAAGAGAAACTGCAAAAGGAAGCTTTGAAGGCTGAAGCGGCTGAGATGAAGAAACTGGAGAAGGAAAAGGTAAAATGGGAAAAGGGGAAGTTTGCAGTGAAGTCTATTGTAGCTGAGATTGATGCTAGAGTTGTTGAAAATGGTTCAGTTGGCG GACATCTCTTGACAAGATTAGCGGAGAAAGGTCTCTCATTTCGTATAACCTCAAATCCAATAGAAAAATCAATTTTGTGGAAAATGAATGTGCCCGACAACATTGCTCAG CTAGCCATGGCATCAGAAGTGCCCTATATTCTGCTGGTATGTCAGGCAGAAGAGTTTTGTGAACTAGTAAGTAGTGGATCCTTCATGGACAATGTCCATAAAGTTCGAACTCATTATCCAAATTTCACAATTTGCTACCTCACAAACAAGTTGATGAGGTACATTAATAAATG TGAACAAGCTCAGTATAAGAATCAGACGAATAGCAGTAGCTGCTGGAAACGTCCACCAGTCGAGGAG GTTTTGTCAAAATTAACCACTCATTTTACAAATGTGCGCTCGAGGCAGTGTGTAGATGAAGCTGAATTGGCTGATCATGTTGTTGGTCTAACTTCTAGCCTTGCCAGTTGTCAATTTAG GAAGAAGTTGACTCCACTATCTGTATATGCCAATGGATCCATTATTTCTAAGGATTGTCTTGATAAGAACCTGATAAAAAAGAATTGTTG GTTGAAAGCATTAGTAGCTATTCCAAAAGTGCAGCCAAGACTTGCCAttgccatttggaagaaataTCCGACTATGAGATCTCTCTTGAATATATACATGGATCCTAATAGATCG GTTCATGAGAAAGAATTCCTGTTAAAAGATTTGACAACCGAGGGGTTTTTGGGCAATGAAGATAGGAGGTTAGGTGAGATGTGCTCCAAACGGGTGTACAGAATATTAATGGCACAAAACGGAAGCGTGGTGACTGATGATGTTGAGAATGGTGCAGATTTCTTCAGGAGCTGA
- the LOC120266983 gene encoding protein TonB-like, protein MEMASPQCLSLRPLSYHSQSAAVPSLGLPLSLAGGCLLSPLQLRVRRRMSFVVGMAPEEEKMTRRSPLDFPIEWERPKPGRRPDIFPQFSPMKTPLPNPLPEDPPEEEEEEEEQREEEEEDPEKEKPEEPEKQSNMWRLGDWWP, encoded by the exons ATGGAGATGGCATCTCCGCAGTGCCTCTCCTTGCGGCCTCTCTCGTATCACTCCCAATCCGCGGCCGTTCCTAGTCTTGGCCTTCCGCTCTCGCTGGCCGGAGGTTgtcttctttctcctcttcaGCTTCGTGTAAGGAGGAGAATGAGCTTTGTGGTGGGCATGGCTCCTGAGGAGGAGAAGATGACGCGCCGCTCACCTCTCGATTTTCCCATC GAGTGGGAAAGGCCAAAGCCGGGCCGGAGGCCCGATATATTCCCGCAATTCAGCCCTATGAAGACACCATTGCCCAATCCCTTACCTGAAGATCCTcctgaagaggaagaagaagaggaagaacagagagaggaggaagaggaggatcCTGAGAAGGAGAAACCTGAAGAGCCAGAGAAACAGTCAAATATGTGGCGTTTAGGAGACTGGTGGCCTTGA
- the LOC120267162 gene encoding uncharacterized protein LOC120267162, translated as MKGSAKLAIGAAAAVISLTLLLIIALLLSLLIDLLLSFFRSRRRSHTSQPRATPTSPPPPLSKPLHFPFYSHGVLQAPAADFLLSIPKLEAAAAAAAAAAAAPSQADHSDHFIRICNPIYDEACDFHAVNVNAMDDCDGDGDGTAFETPGSSPSCFESEEGVERESSPPLKFMKKLPSFLPVTASAVCLVDCRRSLAASVSATETNKASSSSSSSNSLCFSPSW; from the coding sequence ATGAAAGGATCGGCTAAGCTCGCAATCGGCGCCGCAGCCGCCGTCATTTCACTCACTCTCCTCCTTATCATCGCCCTTCTTCTCAGCCTCCTTATCGACCTCCTCCTCTCCTTCTTTCGTAGCCGCCGCCGTAGTCACACAAGCCAGCCACGAGCCACGCCGACCTCTCCACCTCCTCCTCTCTCTAAACCACTCCACTTTCCCTTTTATAGCCATGGCGTCCTCCAAGCCCCTGCCGCCGACTTCCTTCTCTCCATTCCCAAGCTCGaggccgccgccgccgccgcagCCGCAGCGGCTGCGGCACCAAGCCAAGCCGACCATTCCGATCACTTCATACGTATTTGCAATCCCATTTACGATGAAGCTTGTGACTTTCACGCCGTCAACGTTAATGCCATGGATGACTGTGACGGTGACGGTGACGGAACGGCGTTTGAGACGCCGGGAAGTTCGCCGTCATGCTTTGAGTCGGAAGAGGGAGTGGAAAGGGAGTCATCACCGCCGTTGAAGTTCATGAAGAAGTTGCCGTCGTTCCTCCCGGTGACTGCGTCAGCTGTTTGCTTGGTTGACTGCCGGCGGTCACTGGCAGCGTCAGTGAGCGCTACGGAGACCAACaaggcttcttcttcttcttcctcgtCGAACTCCCTCTGTTTTTCACCATCTTGGTGA
- the LOC120267163 gene encoding LOW QUALITY PROTEIN: uncharacterized protein LOC120267163 (The sequence of the model RefSeq protein was modified relative to this genomic sequence to represent the inferred CDS: inserted 2 bases in 1 codon): MLGGLLGSKFVNKCKHSVKCINSRLVVITKKKQATVGFLKKDVADLISRGHDSNAFGRIDVLIVEINHARCYDMIEKYCESILNLLPSMQKQSECPEDAMEAVSTLIFAAARFSDLPELCELRRAFLERFGSYIESFVNSEFMENMQRKSFSVDKKLQLMQEIAQEFSVSWDFKDIQTEVIDESRKGAPVHNGNHEPPSKMLGGGNGADNNVSSKILLKGRYEPTPKPIIQKQEIQPGLKDIHVISSTNGGRSHDPSSKTRKAFADEPENIEPPSRPTVPTYSKLNAGIVESDKHKDKQVGDAVSHKQQPPSVQQVGLVKSQDNKPVYSVPPYTKTKVVNDTSHAVDHIQDSTPFKRFSRDEDVSDPSGLERQPVRQLNYGQDRVMNKVPPPYVKPSFNQVNADQDGGPRVHDIKDVKSSDMQIPRSVRSRRTKQLVLDEIDGSIDDRKQLSSTPDLRKRQSGREHAATYNDDKNGAGMVKGPRSSGSMAGEVADILTRTSTEGTRQVGKHRATAYDDAYYDEGKMAGLKLAMAGEIGDAIDYGKLMSQAPKYQGRQGHRSSDVTRDEDHYGERKTSNPKSLDGDHADNSIYFGKLLHATPSGQRREGGRWATNYDRYRDDEERAMDRLLMHYSRKGMPESTSTGTRGSASGHVANEGAPYNRQEGKTSKPLLHERVASLPPQPDKSKGGXRAPTRATSLQPNLFAPAVGHAHPRMPDYDEVAARMAALRAKP, translated from the exons ATGCTGGGCGGATTGCTGGGAAGCAAGTTCGTCAATAAATG TAAGCATTCGGTGAAATGTATTAACTCGAGGTTGGTGGTGATCACGAAGAAGAAGCAGGCGACGGTGGGGTTCTTGAAGAAGGATGTGGCCGACCTCATCTCCCGTGGACATGATTCCAACGCGTTTGGCAGG ATTGATGTGCTTATTGTGGAAATAAATCATGCACGTTGCTATGATATGATCGAGAAATATTGTGAATCTATACTGAATCTGCTTCCCTCTATGCAAAAGCAGAG TGAGTGTCCTGAAGATGCAATGGAAGCTGTGTCAACTTTAATTTTTGCTGCAGCAAGATTTTCAGACTTGCCAGAATTATGTGAACTCAGGCGTGCCTTCTTGGAGAGATTTGGGAGTTACATCGAGTCATTTGTAAACTCTGAG TTTATGGAGAACATGCAGAGGAAGTCTTTTTCTGTGGATAAGAAGTTACAATTGATGCAAGAAATCGCGCAAGAGTTCTCTGTAAGCTGGGACTTCAAAGACATTCAGACAGAAGTTATC GATGAATCTAGGAAAGGTGCACCTGTTCACAATGGAAATCATGAACCTCCAAGCAAGATGCTTGGTGGGGGGAATGGAGCTGACAACAATGTAAGTAGCAAGATCCTGCTCAAGGGAAGATATGAACCTACTCCAAAGCCCATCATTCAGAAACAAGAGATTCAGCCTGGGCTTAAAGACATTCATGTCATTTCAAGTACGAATGGCGGTCGATCTCATGACCCTTCGTCCAAGACAAGAAAGGCATTTGCTGATGAACCAGAGAATATTGAGCCACCATCCAGACCTACGGTTCCTACATACTCTAAATTGAATGCAGGAATTGTTGAGAGTGACAAGCATAAGGACAAGCAAGTTGGTGATGCTGTTTCTCATAAGCAACAACCACCCAGTGTCCAACAAGTTGGACTCGTGAAATCTCAAGACAACAAGCCTGTTTACAGTGTTCCTCCGTACACCAAAACAAAAGTTGTAAACGACACGTCCCATGCAGTAGATCATATACAAGACAGCACTCCCTTTAAAAGATTTTCAAGGGATGAAGATGTGTCAGATCCTAGTGGCCTTGAGAGGCAACCAGTGAGACAACTCAACTACGGCCAAGATAGGGTGATGAATAAAGTCCCTCCACCATATGTCAAACCAAGCTTCAACCAGGTGAATGCTGATCAAGATGGTGGGCCTCGTGTTCATGATATTAAAGATGTGAAGAGCAGTGATATGCAAATTCCCAGGTCTGTCAGGAGTAGGCGCACCAAGCAATTGGTtcttgatgagattgatggttCCATTGATGACAGGAAGCAATTGAGCTCAACACCAGATCTACGAAAGAGGCAAAGTGGCCGGGAACATGCTGCTACCtataatgatgataaaaatgGTGCGGGGATGGTCAAGGGCCCACGTTCAAGTGGATCAATGGCTGGAGAGGTTGCTGATATATTAACGCGAACATCAACTGAGGGAACAAGACAAGTTGGGAAGCATAGAGCCACTGCTTATGATGATGCTTACTATGATGAGGGAAAGATGGCCGGCTTAAAACTAGCAATGGCTGGAGAGATTGGTGATGCCATTGATTATGGCAAACTCATGTCTCAAGCCCCAAAGTACCAAGGAAGACAAGGACACAGGTCCAGTGATGTCACCCGAGATGAAGATCACTATGGTGAGAGGAAGACATCAAATCCAAAATCATTGGATGGTGATCATGCAGACAATTCCATCTATTTTGGAAAACTTTTGCATGCAACTCCAAGTGGCCAAAGAAGAGAGGGGGGCAGGTGGGCTACAAACTATGATCGTTACCGCGATGACGAGGAGAGGGCGATGGATAGACTTCTTATGCATTACAGTAGGAAAGGGATGCCTGAAAGTACCAGTACAGGTACAAGAGGTTCTGCCTCAGGTcatgttgccaatgaaggtgcACCCTATAACCGTCAAGAAGGGAAAACATCAAAACCATTGCTCCATGAAAGAGTGGCCTCACTCCCACCGCAGCCAGATAAGTCCAAGGGAGG TAGAGCACCGACAAGAGCTACTTCACTGCAGCCCAACTTGTTCGCCCCTGCTGTTGGCCATGCACATCCAAGAATGCCAGATTATGACGAGGTGGCCGCCCGGATGGCAGCTTTGAGGGCTAAACCATGA
- the LOC120267702 gene encoding ras-related protein RHN1-like isoform X2, with the protein MARNGITNMQAKLVLVGDMGTGKTSIVLRFVKGQYFDCQESTIGAAFFSQTISLNEVTIKFDIWDTAGQERYHSLAPMYYRGAAAAIVVYDISSDDSFTRAKKWVEELQRQGNPYMVMALVANKADLETNRKVLAEEGEQYAEENDMFFIETSAKTSQNVNELFYEIAKRLSKTRPTRITGMHLHNERENNSRRLFCCSST; encoded by the exons ATGGCTAGGAATGGGATTACCAACATGCAAGCTAAGCTG GTACTTGTTGGCGACATGGGAACCGGGAAAACTAGTATAGTGTTGAGGTTTGTCAAAGGCCAGTATTTCGATTGCCAG GAATCAACAATTGGAGCAGCTTTCTTCTCCCAAACAATATCGCTAAATGAAGTAACTATAAAGTTCGATATATGGGACACCGCAGGACAAGAACGATATCATAGTTTGGCACCGATGTATTACCGCGGAGCTGCAGCAGCTATAGTTGTGTATGACATTTCAAGCGAT GATTCATTTACTCGAGCGAAAAAGTGGGTCGAAGAACTTCAAAGACAAG gtaatccatatatgGTGATGGCATTAGTGGCTAACAAAGCTGATTTGGAAACAAACAGGAAGGTTTTGGCCGAG GAAGGTGAACAATATGCAGAAGAAAATGatatgtttttcattgaaacATCCGCGAAAACTTCTCAAAATGTCAATGAGCTCTTCTACGAGATAG CAAAAAGACTGTCGAAAACCCGGCCTACGCGAATAACCGGAATGCATTTACATAATGAAAGGGAAAACAATAGCAGAAGGCTTTTCTGTTGCTCATCGACTTGA
- the LOC120267702 gene encoding ras-related protein RHN1-like isoform X1, with protein MARNGITNMQAKLVLVGDMGTGKTSIVLRFVKGQYFDCQESTIGAAFFSQTISLNEVTIKFDIWDTAGQERYHSLAPMYYRGAAAAIVVYDISSDDSFTRAKKWVEELQRQDCFQGNPYMVMALVANKADLETNRKVLAEEGEQYAEENDMFFIETSAKTSQNVNELFYEIAKRLSKTRPTRITGMHLHNERENNSRRLFCCSST; from the exons ATGGCTAGGAATGGGATTACCAACATGCAAGCTAAGCTG GTACTTGTTGGCGACATGGGAACCGGGAAAACTAGTATAGTGTTGAGGTTTGTCAAAGGCCAGTATTTCGATTGCCAG GAATCAACAATTGGAGCAGCTTTCTTCTCCCAAACAATATCGCTAAATGAAGTAACTATAAAGTTCGATATATGGGACACCGCAGGACAAGAACGATATCATAGTTTGGCACCGATGTATTACCGCGGAGCTGCAGCAGCTATAGTTGTGTATGACATTTCAAGCGAT GATTCATTTACTCGAGCGAAAAAGTGGGTCGAAGAACTTCAAAGACAAG ATTGTTttcaaggtaatccatatatgGTGATGGCATTAGTGGCTAACAAAGCTGATTTGGAAACAAACAGGAAGGTTTTGGCCGAG GAAGGTGAACAATATGCAGAAGAAAATGatatgtttttcattgaaacATCCGCGAAAACTTCTCAAAATGTCAATGAGCTCTTCTACGAGATAG CAAAAAGACTGTCGAAAACCCGGCCTACGCGAATAACCGGAATGCATTTACATAATGAAAGGGAAAACAATAGCAGAAGGCTTTTCTGTTGCTCATCGACTTGA
- the LOC120267702 gene encoding ras-related protein RHN1-like isoform X3, which produces MGTGKTSIVLRFVKGQYFDCQESTIGAAFFSQTISLNEVTIKFDIWDTAGQERYHSLAPMYYRGAAAAIVVYDISSDDSFTRAKKWVEELQRQDCFQGNPYMVMALVANKADLETNRKVLAEEGEQYAEENDMFFIETSAKTSQNVNELFYEIAKRLSKTRPTRITGMHLHNERENNSRRLFCCSST; this is translated from the exons ATGGGAACCGGGAAAACTAGTATAGTGTTGAGGTTTGTCAAAGGCCAGTATTTCGATTGCCAG GAATCAACAATTGGAGCAGCTTTCTTCTCCCAAACAATATCGCTAAATGAAGTAACTATAAAGTTCGATATATGGGACACCGCAGGACAAGAACGATATCATAGTTTGGCACCGATGTATTACCGCGGAGCTGCAGCAGCTATAGTTGTGTATGACATTTCAAGCGAT GATTCATTTACTCGAGCGAAAAAGTGGGTCGAAGAACTTCAAAGACAAG ATTGTTttcaaggtaatccatatatgGTGATGGCATTAGTGGCTAACAAAGCTGATTTGGAAACAAACAGGAAGGTTTTGGCCGAG GAAGGTGAACAATATGCAGAAGAAAATGatatgtttttcattgaaacATCCGCGAAAACTTCTCAAAATGTCAATGAGCTCTTCTACGAGATAG CAAAAAGACTGTCGAAAACCCGGCCTACGCGAATAACCGGAATGCATTTACATAATGAAAGGGAAAACAATAGCAGAAGGCTTTTCTGTTGCTCATCGACTTGA